A portion of the Gossypium arboreum isolate Shixiya-1 chromosome 8, ASM2569848v2, whole genome shotgun sequence genome contains these proteins:
- the LOC108481921 gene encoding uncharacterized protein LOC108481921 isoform X1 — MAANHFNSHLGLALAYLIFLISIPKSLSVLEPQPAPPSVWDILPKFGLPSGLLPSTVTDYVLHDDERFIVMLDSPCYIQFEYLVYYEKTITGKLGYGSITDLEGIQVQRFFLWFDVNEIKVDLPPSDSIYFQVGFINKKLDVDQFKTIHSCRDEVTGSCKYSSESLLQLPTPRNEIEELITE; from the exons ATGGCGGCTAACCACTTCAACTCCCATCTGGGTTTAGCTCTAGCCTATCTAATCTTCCTCATTTCAATCCCCAAATCTCTATCAGTCCTTGAGCCTCAGCCTGCTCCTCCCTCTGTCTGGGATATCCTTCCTAAATTCGGTCTCCCCAGTGGGCTTCTACCAAGCACTGTCACCGATTATGTCCTCCACGATGATGAGAGGTTCATCGTCATGTTGGACAGCCCTTGCTACATTCAATTCGAGTACTTGGTCTACTACGAAAAGACCATCACTGGAAAACTGGGTTATGGCTCCATTACCGATTTGGAAGGCATCCAGGTGCAGCGGTTCTTCTTGTGGTTCGATGTGAATGAGATCAAGGTCGATTTGCCACCCTCCGACTCCATATATTTCCAAGTTGGATTCATCAACAAAAAGCTCGACGTTGACCAGTTCAAAACCATCCATTCTTGCCGTGATGAGGTTACGGGCTCTTGTAAATATTCTTCGGAATCACTTCTTCAG CTTCCAACGCCTAGAAACGAAATTGAGGAGCTAATTACGGAGTAG
- the LOC108481921 gene encoding uncharacterized protein LOC108481921 isoform X2, whose amino-acid sequence MAANHFNSHLGLALAYLIFLISIPKSLSVLEPQPAPPSVWDILPKFGLPSGLLPSTVTDYVLHDDERFIVMLDSPCYIQFEYLVYYEKTITGKLGYGSITDLEGIQVQRFFLWFDVNEIKVDLPPSDSIYFQVGFINKKLDVDQFKTIHSCRDEVTGSCKYSSESLLQ is encoded by the exons ATGGCGGCTAACCACTTCAACTCCCATCTGGGTTTAGCTCTAGCCTATCTAATCTTCCTCATTTCAATCCCCAAATCTCTATCAGTCCTTGAGCCTCAGCCTGCTCCTCCCTCTGTCTGGGATATCCTTCCTAAATTCGGTCTCCCCAGTGGGCTTCTACCAAGCACTGTCACCGATTATGTCCTCCACGATGATGAGAGGTTCATCGTCATGTTGGACAGCCCTTGCTACATTCAATTCGAGTACTTGGTCTACTACGAAAAGACCATCACTGGAAAACTGGGTTATGGCTCCATTACCGATTTGGAAGGCATCCAGGTGCAGCGGTTCTTCTTGTGGTTCGATGTGAATGAGATCAAGGTCGATTTGCCACCCTCCGACTCCATATATTTCCAAGTTGGATTCATCAACAAAAAGCTCGACGTTGACCAGTTCAAAACCATCCATTCTTGCCGTGATGAGGTTACGGGCTCTTGTAAATATTCTTCGGAATCACTTCTTCAG TGA